From a single Clostridia bacterium genomic region:
- a CDS encoding STAS domain-containing protein, with product MNITTQKNNGSLTVSIEGRLDTATSPELDAELKAQFPEITELIIDMEKLEYLSSAGLRVLLSAQKIMNKQGSMTVKNVNETIMEIFEITGFSDILTIE from the coding sequence ATGAACATCACTACCCAGAAAAACAACGGTTCTCTTACCGTTTCCATTGAGGGTCGTCTTGATACGGCGACCTCGCCTGAGCTCGACGCAGAGCTCAAGGCGCAGTTTCCCGAAATAACGGAGCTTATAATCGACATGGAAAAGCTTGAATATCTCTCCTCGGCAGGCCTTAGAGTGCTTTTGTCCGCGCAGAAGATAATGAACAAGCAGGGGAGCATGACGGTAAAGAACGTAAACGAGACTATAATGGAGATATTTGAAATAACGGGATTTTCCGATATTCTTACCATCGAATAG
- a CDS encoding ATP-binding protein gives MSEMTVEATVENIETVTDFVNEQLEELNCSMKVQMQIDIAIDELFGNIAMYAYDPETGPATVRVEVEEEPLAVIITFIDNGKPYDPLSAKDPDITLNAEQREAGGLGVFLVKKTMDDVTYEYKNGQNILRIKKKI, from the coding sequence ATGAGCGAAATGACTGTTGAGGCAACTGTTGAGAACATAGAAACAGTGACTGATTTCGTTAATGAACAGCTTGAAGAGTTAAACTGCTCTATGAAGGTGCAGATGCAGATAGATATAGCCATCGACGAGCTTTTCGGAAATATTGCCATGTACGCATACGACCCCGAGACGGGTCCGGCGACCGTCAGAGTCGAAGTAGAAGAGGAGCCGCTTGCCGTTATCATAACGTTCATAGACAACGGAAAGCCTTACGATCCGCTTTCGGCAAAAGACCCGGATATTACCCTAAACGCAGAACAGCGCGAGGCAGGCGGATTAGGCGTTTTCTTGGTTAAGAAAACAATGGACGACGTGACCTACGAGTATAAGAACGGTCAGAACATTTTAAGAATAAAAAAGAAGATATGA
- a CDS encoding polysaccharide deacetylase family protein: MKKGTRLRLVSLIILCALLFAALPQAAFAANSSPKLVALTFDDGPSKYTPRLLDGLKERGAKATFFMLGNCANTYPSTVKRAYEEGHQIASHTYDHPRLTSLSDSQVSSQVSRTKSALDSAIGAPNRYVVRPPYGDYNSRVLGQLGTAAIYWSVDSNDWRWTNNASKTVSEIEKNVFDGAIILLHDSHSWSVDAALTVVDDLQAKGYEFVTVSELFRRRGGSLSSGQIYYSKQSSGDDLPAINAPDVLLSVSGNTCYAVMSGDAGTDIYYTVDGSVPNSNSAKYSAPIAFDGSVYITAVSGYDMNGSRSPITRVTLNAPKKAVKPEISVDENGLITLSADGAVYYTTDGASPNVGSTLYTEPFTAEGGSVIAAFASASEDNMLPSETAYWCYSDEGFIYSDVAPYNWFYPYIEYAASNGLLNGQGGYSMAPDAALTRGMLVTMLYRMAGLPKTDAESGFSDVSAVSWYSDAVSWARENRVVGGYPDGTFRPDELISREQLAVVLYNYHRNVLGLLTEGDYILSSFTDGDDVAAYADIPMKWAVDNFLISGVSSDVLAPKASATRAQTAAILMRFSELTKDEEQYYISDAELMELAALALNAMSSHNFGALAGVVSDSDELKLNFVPADSVVSLTKGSLGSAGSGEKLVFGKSENGEPDKITLSEYFDEYIWRADFIESDALSINGFTDGHEIDYIPYHLPRALFVDLRATAESGDKVFLTLVFERFDDEWYLSAVFADGTIKTPMETDAAYSDEDGPKDASHDTSNNEAADADFYGDLSSSDADSDGDPSSADETDTQNDEA; encoded by the coding sequence ATGAAAAAAGGAACACGTTTGAGGCTTGTAAGCCTTATAATACTTTGCGCGCTTTTATTTGCCGCGCTGCCGCAGGCGGCGTTTGCAGCTAACAGCTCGCCGAAGCTTGTGGCGCTCACGTTCGACGACGGCCCAAGCAAATATACGCCGCGCCTTCTTGACGGGCTTAAAGAGCGCGGCGCAAAGGCGACCTTTTTCATGCTCGGAAACTGTGCGAATACCTACCCCTCGACGGTAAAGCGCGCCTATGAGGAAGGCCATCAGATAGCAAGCCACACGTACGACCATCCCCGCCTTACGTCGCTTAGCGATTCACAGGTGTCAAGTCAGGTAAGCCGCACGAAGAGCGCTCTCGACTCGGCCATCGGCGCGCCGAACAGATACGTCGTGCGCCCGCCCTACGGCGACTATAACAGCCGCGTTCTCGGTCAGCTCGGCACTGCGGCCATCTATTGGTCGGTGGACTCCAACGACTGGCGCTGGACGAACAACGCCTCGAAGACGGTAAGCGAGATCGAGAAAAACGTATTCGACGGGGCTATAATCCTTCTTCATGACAGCCATTCCTGGTCCGTTGACGCGGCGCTCACGGTGGTCGACGATCTGCAGGCCAAGGGATACGAATTCGTCACCGTGTCCGAGCTGTTCAGACGAAGAGGCGGCTCTCTTTCGTCGGGACAGATATATTACAGCAAACAGTCCTCCGGCGACGACCTGCCCGCGATAAATGCGCCTGATGTTTTGTTAAGCGTTTCGGGCAATACGTGCTATGCCGTGATGAGCGGCGATGCGGGAACGGATATTTACTACACCGTTGACGGCTCCGTTCCCAATTCAAACAGCGCGAAATACAGCGCGCCTATAGCTTTTGATGGCTCCGTATATATAACGGCCGTTTCGGGCTACGATATGAACGGCAGCCGCTCGCCTATCACAAGAGTAACGCTTAATGCTCCGAAAAAAGCTGTGAAGCCCGAAATATCAGTTGACGAAAACGGTCTTATAACGCTTTCGGCCGACGGCGCAGTATATTACACCACAGACGGCGCTTCTCCCAACGTCGGATCAACGCTTTACACCGAACCGTTCACTGCCGAGGGCGGCTCCGTTATAGCGGCGTTCGCATCTGCGAGCGAGGATAATATGCTCCCCAGCGAAACGGCGTATTGGTGTTACAGCGACGAGGGCTTTATCTACTCCGACGTAGCCCCCTATAACTGGTTTTATCCGTATATCGAATATGCCGCTTCAAACGGACTTTTGAACGGACAGGGCGGCTATTCTATGGCTCCCGACGCCGCGCTTACGCGCGGTATGCTCGTTACCATGCTTTACCGCATGGCCGGACTTCCCAAGACTGACGCCGAAAGCGGATTTTCGGACGTGTCGGCCGTCAGCTGGTACTCAGACGCCGTTTCTTGGGCGCGGGAAAACCGCGTCGTTGGCGGCTACCCCGATGGCACTTTCCGTCCCGACGAGCTTATAAGCCGCGAACAGCTTGCCGTGGTGCTTTACAATTACCACAGAAACGTATTGGGCCTTTTGACCGAGGGAGATTATATCCTTTCATCCTTCACCGACGGCGACGACGTTGCCGCGTATGCTGATATACCTATGAAGTGGGCTGTTGATAACTTTCTTATAAGCGGCGTAAGCTCCGACGTTCTTGCGCCTAAGGCTTCTGCAACGAGAGCGCAGACTGCTGCAATACTTATGCGCTTTTCGGAACTTACAAAAGACGAAGAGCAATATTATATTAGCGATGCGGAGCTTATGGAACTTGCGGCCTTGGCGCTTAACGCAATGTCTTCGCATAACTTCGGCGCGCTTGCCGGCGTCGTTTCAGACAGCGACGAGCTTAAGCTAAATTTCGTGCCCGCAGATTCCGTCGTCAGCCTGACAAAAGGATCGCTCGGCTCCGCCGGATCCGGCGAAAAGCTTGTATTCGGTAAAAGCGAAAACGGCGAACCCGACAAGATTACGCTCTCTGAATACTTTGACGAATATATATGGCGCGCTGACTTTATCGAATCCGACGCGCTCAGCATAAACGGCTTTACCGACGGACATGAAATAGACTATATACCCTATCACCTTCCTCGCGCGCTCTTCGTTGACTTGAGGGCTACGGCGGAATCGGGCGATAAAGTATTCTTAACTCTTGTATTTGAACGTTTCGACGACGAATGGTATCTTTCCGCTGTGTTTGCCGACGGTACGATAAAGACTCCCATGGAGACTGACGCCGCTTATTCGGATGAAGACGGACCAAAAGACGCCTCCCACGACACATCGAACAACGAGGCGGCAGACGCAGACTTTTACGGCGATTTATCTTCATCGGACGCAGACTCCGACGGCGATCCATCTTCAGCGGACGAAACGGATACACAAAACGACGAAGCATAA
- a CDS encoding MBL fold metallo-hydrolase has product MKITALSENTSRCGLETEHGLSLYIETKGQKILFDTGQGGLFAKNAKKLGIDISDVDLAVISHGHYDHGGGLSVFLEINEKAKVYMSRLAFEPYYSGERYIGLDAKLKGSERITFTDGRFTLSPSCELYGCGDKDNTCGVSSSGLSVMREGRLVSDDFLHEQYLLIREDEKTVLISGCSHRGIINIARRFLPDVLVGGFHFSKLLLDGTLKAYAEALDSTDTAYYTCHCTGKEQYDFMKKHMRRLNYISAGDTLIL; this is encoded by the coding sequence ATGAAGATAACGGCGCTTTCCGAAAACACATCGCGCTGCGGCCTCGAAACGGAGCACGGGCTTTCCTTGTATATCGAGACGAAGGGACAGAAGATCCTTTTCGACACGGGGCAGGGCGGGCTTTTCGCAAAAAACGCAAAGAAGCTGGGAATTGATATTTCAGACGTTGACTTGGCCGTTATCTCCCACGGCCATTACGACCATGGAGGCGGGCTTTCGGTCTTTTTAGAGATAAACGAAAAGGCGAAGGTATATATGAGCCGCCTTGCGTTCGAGCCGTATTACAGCGGCGAACGGTATATAGGCCTTGACGCGAAGCTTAAAGGCAGCGAAAGAATAACGTTCACGGACGGTCGTTTTACGCTTTCGCCATCGTGCGAGCTTTACGGATGCGGCGACAAAGATAATACTTGCGGCGTCAGCTCGTCCGGCTTAAGCGTCATGCGCGAAGGCAGGCTGGTTTCCGACGACTTTCTTCACGAGCAGTATCTTTTGATACGCGAGGATGAAAAAACGGTGCTGATAAGCGGCTGCTCGCATAGGGGAATAATAAATATCGCGCGCAGGTTTTTGCCCGACGTGCTCGTGGGCGGCTTTCATTTTTCAAAGCTGCTGCTCGACGGTACGCTTAAAGCTTACGCCGAAGCGCTCGACTCGACGGATACGGCGTATTATACGTGCCACTGCACGGGCAAAGAGCAGTATGATTTTATGAAAAAGCATATGCGGCGCTTAAACTATATTTCAGCAGGCGACACGCTCATATTATAG